One region of Eubalaena glacialis isolate mEubGla1 chromosome 6, mEubGla1.1.hap2.+ XY, whole genome shotgun sequence genomic DNA includes:
- the TRIM59 gene encoding tripartite motif-containing protein 59 — MHNFEDELTCPICYSIFEDPRVLPCSHTFCRNCLENVLQASGNFYIWRPLRIPLKCPNCRSIIEIAPTGIESLPVNFALRAIIEKYQQEDHPDIVTCPEHYRQPLNVYCLLDKKLVCGHCLTIGQHHGHPIDDLQSAYMKEKDTPEKLLEQLTDTHWTDLTRLIERLEEQKSHSEKMVQGDKEVVLQYFKELSDTLEQKKNFFLTALCDVGNLINLEYTPQIERMKEIREQQLELVTLTTSLQEEPPLKFLEKVDDVRQRVQVLKQRPLPEVQPVEIHPRVSQVLKEEWSRTEIGQIKKLLIPEMKISSERMPCSWPDKEEKEVEFFKILNIVIVTLISVMLTLILFFNQHIMTFLNEITSICFSEASLSVYQSLYKNVHDLKNILCHTLYLLKEFMWKIIC; from the coding sequence ATGCACAATTTTGAGGATGAGTTAACATGTCCCATTTGTTACAGTATTTTTGAAGATCCTCGTGTACTACCATGCTCTCATACATTTTGTAGAAATTGCTTGGAAAATGTTCTACAGGCATCTGGTAACTTTTATATATGGAGACCTTTACGCATTCCACTCAAGTGCCCTAACTGCAGAAGTATTATTGAAATTGCTCCAACTGGTATTGAATCTTTACCTGTTAATTTTGCGTTAAGGGCTATTATTGAAAAGTACCAGCAAGAAGACCATCCAGATATTGTCACCTGCCCTGAACATTACAGGCAGCCGTTAAATGTTTACTGTCTCCTGGATAAAAAATTAGTTTGTGGTCATTGCCTTACCATAGGTCAACATCATGGTCATCCTATAGATGACCTTCAAAGTGCCTATATGAAAGAAAAGGACACGCCTGAAAAACTGCTTGAACAGTTAACTGACACACACTGGACAGATCTTACTCGTCTTATTGAAAGGCTGGAAGAACAAAAATCTCATTCGGAGAAAATGGTCCAAGGTGATAAGGAAGTTGTTCTCCAGTATTTTAAGGAGCTTAGTGATAcattagaacagaaaaaaaattttttcctaactGCTCTTTGTGATGTTGGCAATCTGATTAATCTAGAATATACTCCACAaattgaaagaatgaaagaaataagagagCAGCAGCTTGAATTAGTGACACTGACAACATCTTTACAAGAAGAGCCTCCACTTAAATTTCTTGAAAAAGTTGATGATGTCCGCCAACGTGTGCAGGTCTTGAAACAAAGACCACTCCCTGAGGTCCAACCTGTTGAAATTCATCCTCGAGTAAGCCAAGTactgaaagaagaatggagcagAACAGAAATTGGACAAATAAAGAAACTTCTCATTcctgaaatgaaaatttcttcAGAAAGGATGCCATGTTCCTGGCCTgataaggaggaaaaagaagttgaattttttaagattctgaacATTGTTATAGTTACACTAATTTCAGTGATGTTGACGCTGATCCTCTTTTTTAACCAACACATAATGacctttttaaatgaaatcactTCAATATGTTTTTCTGAAGCCTCTCTATCTGTTTACCAAAGTTTATATAAGAATGTGCATGATTTAAAGAATATACTATGTCACACTTTATATTTACTGAAGGAATTCATGTGGAAAATAATTTGTTGA